Genomic window (Microcoleus sp. FACHB-831):
TGATGTCTCCCTTCTGTTGGACGTTATATCTGTAAGTTCTCCTGGCGTTAATATACCAGGCATCTGGAAACATCAGAAAAAAGACGGCAGCATTATTGACGTAGAAATCGTATTTCATACCTTAACATTTGCAGGTAGAGCTGCCAGATTAGTTCTTGCCACTGATATTACGAATCGCCTATGGGCAGAGCGGGCATTGCGGTCTAGCGAAGAAAAATATCGAACGCTGTTTGAAGCATCCGCTGATGCAATTTTTTTGCAAACTTTAGATGGTTTTGTGCTTGACGGTAACACTTCAGCGTGTGAAGTATTTGGTTATAAACAAGAAGAATTAGTTGGGCTAAGTTTAAAAGATTTATTTACAGAAGATACCGCTAATCAAGTAAAGGCTTTAATCGCAGAAAGGTTAACGGAAGGGTGTATTTTTATAGAAGGAATTAGTAAAAATAAAGATGGCACAATTTTTCCATCTGAAGTCAGAGTAAAACGGCTAACGATGTGCGGTATTGAAATGCTTATTATTTATGTAAGAAATATCAGCAGCCGCAAGAAAACAGAAGAAAAAGTTATTTTTCAAGCGTCAATACTAGATCAAGTTCGTAATGCTGTAATTGCTACGGATGTAGAGGGAAAGATTATCTATTGGAATAAGTTCGCCGAAAAATTATACCAATGGAAATCAGAAGAAGTAATTGGAAAAAGTATTTATGCGATCGCAGTTCCGCCCAACAGCCAAGAAGAAGCTCAGGAAATTATTGCGGGTTTGAATAAAAGTCTATATTGGGAAGGTGAATTTGTTGTAAGTCGTAAAGATGGCAGCACATTCACGGCTCAAGTGGTGGATGCAGTAATAAAAGACACCCAGGGTAAACCGACAGCATTTGTTGGCGTGAGTATAGACATTACAGAACGCAAGCAGGCAGAGCAAGCATTGCAATTAGTTGTCCGAGGAACTGCATCGGTAACTGGCAATGGATTCTTTTATGAGTTGGTACGTTATCTGGCTCTTGCACTTAAAGTTCGCTATGCCCTAATTGGTAAAGCGATAGACAAAACGGGTAATAAAATACAGACTCTTGCAGTGTGGGCGGGTGACGAGTATGGCGAAAACTTTGAATACGATCTCGCGGGTACTCCTTGTGAAAATGTTGTAGGTCAGGCTCTACGCTTCTACCCTTGCGGCGTGCAGAGTCTTTTCCCGTTCGATTCTCTGCTAGCTGATATGGAAGTGGAGAGCTATCTGGGAATTCCAATTTTTGATTCGCAAGGCAGCAAACTTGGGATTTTGCTGGTGATGGATGATAAAGAAATGGCAGAATCGCCTAGTGTAATTTCGATAATGAGCATTTTTGCAACAAAGGCGGGAGCAGAATTAGAGCGCAAAGCTGCTGAAGAAAAAATTGAATTTCAAGCGAATATTTTGGCTCAAGTGAAGGATGCTGTTATTGCCGTAGATAACTGCGATCGCATCACTTATTGGAATCAGGGAGCGGAATTTTTATATAATCTAAAAATAGATGAAGCACTAGGACAGCCTATAGATGAAGTAGCTAACTATCGCTGGGTTAAACCAGAAGATGAACGGGCGGCAAGTGAATCTTTGGTAGCAACAGGTTTGTGGAAGGGAGAAAAGATTGCTACTAGGGATAGTGAAGAAATTTATATAGAATCAACAATTAGCATACTTAAGGATAGTAATGCTAACCCTGATGGCTTTCTTTATGTATGCCGCGATATCAGCCCCCGCAAGCAAGCAGAAGAGGCATTGCGCGAGAGCGAGGAGCGGTTCCGACAGTTGGCAGAGAACATTCATGAAGTGTTTTATCTGTCGGATCTGAGGAAGCCTAAGATAATTTACGTCAGTCCTGCCTATGAAGAAATTTGGGGTAGCACCTGCGAAAGTTTATACAAGCAGCCCACTTCATTTATGGATGCCCTGCATCCAGAAGATCGAGATCGGGCGATCGCTTTCTACGCCCAAAAACAGCGGGGAGAGGATTGCGAACTAGAGTATCGCATCGTGCTGCCTGACGGAGCGATACGTTGGATTTGGGATCGCAGCTTTATCATTTGCGACGAATTTAATCAACCTTACCGCGTCTGCGGTCTTGCCCAAGACATTACCGAGCGCAAAGCCGCCCAAGCAGGACTGCAAAAAGCTTATGATGCCTTAGAGATTGCAGTAGAGCAGCGAACGAGTGAATTAGGTAGCGCGATCGCGCAACTAGGAAACCAGATTGCCGAACGCGAACGCATCCAAAAAGCACTCCATCAAAGCGAAAGGCGCTATCGTGCTATTTCTGAACTCACCTCTGACTATGTATATGCTGTCAGGATTGACCCCAATGGACAACTGGCGGTTGAATGGGTGACAGAAGCATTCAACCGCATTACAGGCTACAGCTTAGAGGAGATAAATACCCTCGGTGGTTGGATGCGGGTGATTCACCCCGATGATTTGGAAATTGGTAAAGTATTCGGCGAAGCCATCTCCTCCAATCAGCCATTTGTGGGTGAATACCGAATTGTGAGAAAAGATGGTGAAATACGCTGGCTTATCGATCGCGCCCAACCGGAGTGGGATGCATCTAGCTCTCGACTTGTTGGTATGATTGGCGGCGTGCAAGACATCACTGTTCGCAAGCACGCTCTTCAAGCATTGCGAGAATCAGAGGAGCGGTTGTCTGCTTTAGCAAAACTCGTCGAAGACATCGCTGCCAATATTCCAGGCTCGGTGTATCGCCTAGCTATAAAGGATAACGGAAATATTGAATTACCATTCCTCAGCGCAGGCACGCAGGAACTTACTGGAATAGCTCCCAAGGAGGCGATGGCCGATCCCTCGCTATTGCATACAATTATCCATTCTGATGACAAAGAGCAGTTCGTTCAACTTACTTCAGCATCAGTTGAGACTCTTGAGCCTTTCCGCCATGAATACCGCATTATCACAACATCAGGGCAATTAAAGTGGGTGCAAGATAGTGCCCGTTATTACCGAACAGACAAGGGCGATGTAGTTGCAGACGGCGTGGTTCTCGACATCACCCCGCGCAAGCAGGCAGAAGAAGCGCGGTGGGAGAGCGAGCAACGTTATCAAACTTTGGCAAGAGTATCGCCAGTGGGTATATTCCGCTCAGATGTGAGGGGACAGACTTTATACGCCAACGAACGAGCCTGCGAGATTGCAGGAAGGACACCCGAACAAGTCTTGGGAGGCGGCTGGGGACAAGCGTTACATCCCGACGATCGCGATCGCGTATTTGTCCTATGGGAACAAGCAAAGAAGGATAATTTGCTGTTTCAGTCAGAGTATCGCTTGTTGCGCCCAGACGGAGTACAGACGTGGGTACTTGCTCAGGTAGCCGCTGAAAAGGGGAACGACGGAGAAGTTATAGGCTACGTGGGGACAATTACCGACATTAGCGATCGCAAGCAAGTTGAGGAGGAAAAAACCAGTTTAATCGCCTCTCTACAAGAAAGTCAGGAACGTTTTAGAAGCGCATTTGAGCATACGCCAATCGGCATGGCACTGGTGGGAATCGATGGTGCTTGGTTGCAGGTTAATCGTTCGGTATCCGAAATTTTGGGTTATTCAGAAGCCGAATTGCTAAAGAAGAATTTCCAGGAACTCACTCATCCAGAAGATCTAGATAACAATCTTGACTGTAAAGACAAATTGCTGGCGGGTGAAATTCGCACTTACCAAATGGAGAAGCGATACATCCACAAGCTTGGTCGCATTGTATGGGTGCTGTTGAGTGTCTCTTTAGTAAAGAACTCTGAGGGCAAACCTCTTTACTTCATTTCTCAGATGCAAGACATCAGCGATGCAGTGGCGGCGGCTACGCAACGCAAGCAAGCTGAAGAGGAACGCCAAAAGTTGGTTTCTCTGGTCGAAAACAGCGCTGATTTCATTGCTATGGCTACGTTTGAAGGAGAACCATTTTATCTTAATGAAGCAGGGCGACAACTCGTTGGCCTCGATAGCGTTGAAGAGGTTCTGGCAAGTTCAATCTCTGACTATTTATTGCCAGAAACTTGGTTGCAATATCGCGATGTTATTATTCCCGCAGCTCTGCAAACTGGTTATTGGGATGGTGAAAGTCAGCTTCGCCACTTTAAAACGGGAAGACTCATCGACGTACAAATGAGCTTATTTATTGTGCGAAATCCCGAAAGTGGGGCACCTATGTGCTTGGCAACAATTCAGCGCGACATCACAGAACGCAAGCAGGCAGAGGCGGCGCTGCAAGAGAGCGAAGCGCGGCTGCAAATGGCTCTAAGTTGTGCGCTTATGGGTACTTGGGACTGGAACGCGATCGCTGACGAGGTGAAGTGGTCGGATAGTATTGAATTTCTCTTTGGTGTTAATCCAGGTTCCTTGGCTGGAACTTATGCAGCCTATCTAGACTGCATCCATCCAGAAGATCGCAACTGCGTGGAACAGGCGATCGCTCTTTCTCTTAAGGAAGGTAGAGATTATTACGTCGAGCATCGCATCATCTGGCCTGATTGGACAATTCGCTATGTAATAGCTAAGGGGATGGTCTTGCGGGACGCAACAGGACGTGCCGTGCGGATGACAGGGGCGATTGTCGATGTTACTGCGGCTCGACAAGCAGAAGATGCACTAAAACAGCAGAACGAGCGATCGCGTCTGATTGCCGAAATTGCTCAGCGCGTTCGTCAGTCTCTTAACCTCACTGAAATCCTCAACAAGACTGTCACAGAGGTGCGAGATTTTCTGGAAGTCGAACGGGTAGCAATCTATCAAATAGATGTTGGCTTTGATGGTAAGTTTGTTGTCGAATCTGTTGCAAGCGGCTGTTCTTCACTTTTAGGCATCGCTTTAAAAGATCCTTGTTATAGTGCAGGATATATTCGCAAGTATCAACAGGGACACGTAACTGCAATTGCTGACATTTACACGGCGAAGCTAGCCCCTTGTTACGTTGATATGCTGGCTAATATCAAGATTCGCGCCAATCTGATTGTGCCAATTTTATTAGAAAGCGAACTCTGGGGCTTTCTCTGTGCCCATGAATGTTCCTCTTCACGTCAATGGCAGCAGTTGGAAATAGATTTGCTGCGCCAACTATCAACGCAGGTAGCGATCGCCATCAAACAATCCTCGCTTTTTCAACAACTCAGCGATCGCACTGCTCAACTGGAAGCTGTCAATAAGGAACTAGAAACATTTAGTTATTCTGTTTCCCACGACTTACGCGCCCCTTTGCGCCGCATTGAGGGTTTCAGCAAAATTTTGCAAGAAGACTACGCCGATCAGCTAAACGAAACAGGCAAAAACTACCTCCAGAGGGTTATATCCTCTACTCATCGCATGGGAGAACTGATTGAGGACTTGCTCGATCTATCTAAAGTGACGCGCACGCATTTTGAGCGCACTCAAGTCGATCTCAGCACTATGGCAAGAGCGATCGCCGCCGACCTCCAGCACCGCGACCCGCACCGACAAGTAGAATTTATAATTCCTGACGACCTTATCGCTAAGGCTGATGCACGGCTATTGCAAATAGTTCTAGAAAATCTTCTCAACAATGCCTGGAAGTATACATCCCACCACGCTACCGCCCGCATTGAAGTCGGAATCTGGTTCCATCCTGCTGGCTATCCAGTCTTTTTCGTCAGCGATGACGGGGCTGGCTTTGATATGGCTTACGCCAACAAACTCTTTGGGGCTTTCCAGCGCCTCCACTCACCTAATGAGTTTCCAGGTAGTGGCATTGGTCTAGCCACCGTACAACGCATTATTAATCGGCATGGCGGTCGCCTCTGGGCTGAAAGTGCTGTTGAACAGGGGGCAACTTTCTACTTTACCCTTAAATAAATTTGTAGGTACTTATATCAAATCCGGTTAATTGCCCATAATCGATTAAATTCAATTCCTCGCTAAGGAATTTGTAATGTTCTTCTCACCCTTAATTATGGTTATTCAACCGGATTTGATATTATTAAGCCTTTTGGCGTTGATGGCGGACTTCTATAACGGTATGGACGTTACCGCGAGGGGAAAAATCTCCTTTAATGGTGACTTCTAAGGGGTCGCAGGCTGCTACAAAGTCATCCAAAATTTGATTAATTGATTCTTCATGAGAAATGTAGCGATCGCGGTAGCTATTTATATAAAGCTTGATCGCTTTTAGTTCTACTACCCGTTCGTTTGGCACATAGGTAATATGGATCGTGGCAAAATCTGGATATCCAGAAAATGGACACTTACAGGTAAACTCTGGCAATGTAATGTGAATATCGTAACGTCGTCCTACTCTGGGATTCGGAAACGTAATTAACTGTCCCTCGGCGATATTGCGTTCGCCGTATTTTATATCTGTTGCTTGTGCCCCAGTATCATCCGAATTTGATTTTGTTGAAGAATAGCTCATCTTGACTAGATATTTAAGCAGAATGCGACAAGTCTCAGAAGGAATTATAATCGTCCGAGTTAGGAAATCCCGATTGCCAGTCTGGGCAATTTCCTTCTTCCCAGCCGTAAGGATGCATACCGCAGACTAATAAATTTCCGCCATAAACCTGACCGTGATAATGATGGCAACCAACACAGGCGGGGTGTTTTTCTGGAGTAGGCTCTACTGTATAGGTGAAAGAGGTATCCGTTTCACCCATCACTTCTTCAAATTCGGAATAAATGTCAGCTAGTGGTTCAAAGAGTTCTTGCAAACACTCGTCTAGCTCCTCGCCCATTGTAGTTTGTAACTGTTCGGCAAGGGAGTCTGCAATTTCTACAACCCCATTAAAGAACTGCTCGATTTCGTAAGCTACTGATTCGAGCATATCAAAGAAATCTTTAGGCCAATCTTGCATATTTGGCAGTTATTATCGACACAACTATATCCATTAGAGTAGCAACCAGCCCCAGAGATGGAACGTGCGATCGCAATACTTCGCGATCGCGCATTCTAATCTCGTCTCAGCCTACGCAGCTCTTCTTGCATTGCTTCCACCTGTTTCCGCATGTCATCCACATCTTTATCTGGTTTCTTTGCGGTTTCTTCATCCTCTGTAAGGATTTCTATGCGACGCGGCTCATTATTTGTTGGAGTCTGTCCCGATGCCTCCACGCTTTGCTGCTGTTGAGCCTGCTTCACCATATCATCAACCATGCGACGGGCTTCTTCCGTCGTCATTTCTCCTTTTGCCACCATTTCATCTGCGAGTTTTTGAGCTTGAGACCGCAGCTGACCTATGGTTTCCCCCGCTTGCTCGCCTGCCGATGCAGCTATCCCAACACCCAGGTAAAACGCTTTTTTGACAATATCTCCAAAACCAGGCATGGCAACTATTTCTATTTGCGTATTCTTCTTCTCATTCCAGGATAAGCGTCAAAGCTGTAAAATGCCCACTCACCCAAGACAGACACCAACTTTTTGCAGCATTATAGCGGGATATGAACCGAACCCCGGTTATAATTTTTATTTCAATCCCTGATAGGGATTTTGATTTCCCCGGCTGATATACAGCAATTTGCGGGATTATCAAATGACCCGGATTCCACGCCTATCGCAAGCATCCCGTATTGCTGCTACCTTCCGGTTCTGACAAGGTTTGGGCGTTGCGATCGCATGGGTCCGGATCAACATTACTATAACATCCTTTGACAGCAGTTGCCTAATTTAATCTTAAAAAGCTGCTTTTATATTAAAAACAGCTTTCTTACCTAGCGCTCCGTTACTCCACCACCACGCACCAGTGATACAGCTCGTATTTAACGCAGCCATTTTGCACGAGGGGATCTTGGTCAATAATTGCCTGCGCCTCTTCTCTTGATGACGCCTCAAATAGCATCATTCCACCTCCCCGCCT
Coding sequences:
- a CDS encoding phasin family protein — encoded protein: MPGFGDIVKKAFYLGVGIAASAGEQAGETIGQLRSQAQKLADEMVAKGEMTTEEARRMVDDMVKQAQQQQSVEASGQTPTNNEPRRIEILTEDEETAKKPDKDVDDMRKQVEAMQEELRRLRRD
- the queF gene encoding preQ(1) synthase; amino-acid sequence: MSYSSTKSNSDDTGAQATDIKYGERNIAEGQLITFPNPRVGRRYDIHITLPEFTCKCPFSGYPDFATIHITYVPNERVVELKAIKLYINSYRDRYISHEESINQILDDFVAACDPLEVTIKGDFSPRGNVHTVIEVRHQRQKA
- a CDS encoding YciI family protein gives rise to the protein MPWFVKIEEGIVDKTTFDKYVPAHKAYVQDLIAKGHQARTGYWARRGGGMMLFEASSREEAQAIIDQDPLVQNGCVKYELYHWCVVVE
- a CDS encoding PAS domain S-box protein; this encodes MSNIKKRVLVELIAIAAVAMLGFTMATFKLSEIISKLACERQESQIVEFFAFILIMSLAFGFLLWQIWGNRHNKELLQINSESEYRFLFENNPHPMWVYDQNTLEFLAVNDAAINHYGYSREEFLRRTILDIRPPDDVSLLLDVISVSSPGVNIPGIWKHQKKDGSIIDVEIVFHTLTFAGRAARLVLATDITNRLWAERALRSSEEKYRTLFEASADAIFLQTLDGFVLDGNTSACEVFGYKQEELVGLSLKDLFTEDTANQVKALIAERLTEGCIFIEGISKNKDGTIFPSEVRVKRLTMCGIEMLIIYVRNISSRKKTEEKVIFQASILDQVRNAVIATDVEGKIIYWNKFAEKLYQWKSEEVIGKSIYAIAVPPNSQEEAQEIIAGLNKSLYWEGEFVVSRKDGSTFTAQVVDAVIKDTQGKPTAFVGVSIDITERKQAEQALQLVVRGTASVTGNGFFYELVRYLALALKVRYALIGKAIDKTGNKIQTLAVWAGDEYGENFEYDLAGTPCENVVGQALRFYPCGVQSLFPFDSLLADMEVESYLGIPIFDSQGSKLGILLVMDDKEMAESPSVISIMSIFATKAGAELERKAAEEKIEFQANILAQVKDAVIAVDNCDRITYWNQGAEFLYNLKIDEALGQPIDEVANYRWVKPEDERAASESLVATGLWKGEKIATRDSEEIYIESTISILKDSNANPDGFLYVCRDISPRKQAEEALRESEERFRQLAENIHEVFYLSDLRKPKIIYVSPAYEEIWGSTCESLYKQPTSFMDALHPEDRDRAIAFYAQKQRGEDCELEYRIVLPDGAIRWIWDRSFIICDEFNQPYRVCGLAQDITERKAAQAGLQKAYDALEIAVEQRTSELGSAIAQLGNQIAERERIQKALHQSERRYRAISELTSDYVYAVRIDPNGQLAVEWVTEAFNRITGYSLEEINTLGGWMRVIHPDDLEIGKVFGEAISSNQPFVGEYRIVRKDGEIRWLIDRAQPEWDASSSRLVGMIGGVQDITVRKHALQALRESEERLSALAKLVEDIAANIPGSVYRLAIKDNGNIELPFLSAGTQELTGIAPKEAMADPSLLHTIIHSDDKEQFVQLTSASVETLEPFRHEYRIITTSGQLKWVQDSARYYRTDKGDVVADGVVLDITPRKQAEEARWESEQRYQTLARVSPVGIFRSDVRGQTLYANERACEIAGRTPEQVLGGGWGQALHPDDRDRVFVLWEQAKKDNLLFQSEYRLLRPDGVQTWVLAQVAAEKGNDGEVIGYVGTITDISDRKQVEEEKTSLIASLQESQERFRSAFEHTPIGMALVGIDGAWLQVNRSVSEILGYSEAELLKKNFQELTHPEDLDNNLDCKDKLLAGEIRTYQMEKRYIHKLGRIVWVLLSVSLVKNSEGKPLYFISQMQDISDAVAAATQRKQAEEERQKLVSLVENSADFIAMATFEGEPFYLNEAGRQLVGLDSVEEVLASSISDYLLPETWLQYRDVIIPAALQTGYWDGESQLRHFKTGRLIDVQMSLFIVRNPESGAPMCLATIQRDITERKQAEAALQESEARLQMALSCALMGTWDWNAIADEVKWSDSIEFLFGVNPGSLAGTYAAYLDCIHPEDRNCVEQAIALSLKEGRDYYVEHRIIWPDWTIRYVIAKGMVLRDATGRAVRMTGAIVDVTAARQAEDALKQQNERSRLIAEIAQRVRQSLNLTEILNKTVTEVRDFLEVERVAIYQIDVGFDGKFVVESVASGCSSLLGIALKDPCYSAGYIRKYQQGHVTAIADIYTAKLAPCYVDMLANIKIRANLIVPILLESELWGFLCAHECSSSRQWQQLEIDLLRQLSTQVAIAIKQSSLFQQLSDRTAQLEAVNKELETFSYSVSHDLRAPLRRIEGFSKILQEDYADQLNETGKNYLQRVISSTHRMGELIEDLLDLSKVTRTHFERTQVDLSTMARAIAADLQHRDPHRQVEFIIPDDLIAKADARLLQIVLENLLNNAWKYTSHHATARIEVGIWFHPAGYPVFFVSDDGAGFDMAYANKLFGAFQRLHSPNEFPGSGIGLATVQRIINRHGGRLWAESAVEQGATFYFTLK